One window from the genome of Salvia splendens isolate huo1 chromosome 9, SspV2, whole genome shotgun sequence encodes:
- the LOC121748576 gene encoding protein TIC 62, chloroplastic-like isoform X1, translated as MAPNSLTLSPSIDLPLSVKPPTQTSHSLPLLPFRTLNSPYSPRKFKRKPTLAASVSRSNAVSEQVIQSDTNQTSLSSSKLVLVVGGTGGYCNLGQLVVASLLDRNIRARLLLRNPEKAITLFGEQDEEKLQVRQGDTRNPEDLDPSIFEGVTHAICCTGTTAFPSKRWDGDNTPERTDWEGVRNLVSALPSSLKRIILVSSVGVTKFNELPWSIMNLFGVLKYKKMGEDFVRNSGLPYTIIRPGRLTDGPYTSYDLNTLLQATAGERRAVVIGQGDKLVGEVSRLVVAEACVQALDIDFTQGQIYEINSVQGEGPGKDPRKWEQLFKAATSN; from the exons ATGGCGCCCAACAGCCTCACACTCTCTCCCTCCATTGATCTCCCACTTTCAGTAAAACCTCCCACACAAACCTCTCACTCACTCCCTTTACTTCCTTTCCGGACCCTCAATTCTCCGTATTCTCCTCGCAAATTCAAGAGAAAGCCAACATTAGCAGCTTCGGTGTCCCGCTCAAATGCTGTTAGCGAACAAGTTATTCAATCTGACACAAACCAAACTAGCCTTTCTTCCTCCAAGCTCGTCCTCGTTGTTGGAGGCACCGGTGGC TATTGCAATTTAGGGCAATTGGTTGTAGCATCACTGCTCGATCGGAATATTAGAGCACGGCTTTTACTCCGGAATCCAGAGAAGGCCATCACTCTCTTTGGTGAGCAAGATGAGGAAAAGCTGCAG GTGCGGCAAGGTGACACGCGGAACCCAGAGGATTTGGATCCTTCAATATTTGAG GGTGTTACACATGCTATATGCTGCACTGGAACAACAGCCTTTCCATCTAAGAGATGGGATGGAGACAACACACCTGAAAGAACAG ACTGGGAGGGGGTGAGAAATCTTGTGTCAGCATTACCCTCATCATTGAAAAGAATCATTCTTGTTTCTTCGGTTGGAGTCACCAAGTTCAATGAACTTCCATGGAG CATCATGAACCTCTTTGGTGTTCTAAAATACAAGAAAATGGGGGAGGACTTTGTTCGTAATTCTGGCCTTCCATATACAATAATCAG ACCTGGTAGGTTAACAGATGGACCCTACACATCTTATGATCTGAATACTTTACTCCAGGCTACTGCTGGGGAACGCCGAGCAGTTGTTATAGGACAAG GGGATAAACTTGTCGGGGAGGTAAGTAGACTTGTCGTAGCAGAAGCTTGTGTGCAGGCGTTGGACATCGACTTCACTCAAGGCCAGATCTACGAAATCAACTCAGTCCAG GGGGAAGGACCTGGAAAGGATCCCAGAAAGTGGGAGCAGCTATTCAAAGCTGCAACTTCAAACTGA
- the LOC121748576 gene encoding protein TIC 62, chloroplastic-like isoform X2, with amino-acid sequence MAPNSLTLSPSIDLPLSVKPPTQTSHSLPLLPFRTLNSPYSPRKFKRKPTLAASVSRSNAVSEQVIQSDTNQTSLSSSKLVLVVGGTGGVGQLVVASLLDRNIRARLLLRNPEKAITLFGEQDEEKLQVRQGDTRNPEDLDPSIFEGVTHAICCTGTTAFPSKRWDGDNTPERTDWEGVRNLVSALPSSLKRIILVSSVGVTKFNELPWSIMNLFGVLKYKKMGEDFVRNSGLPYTIIRPGRLTDGPYTSYDLNTLLQATAGERRAVVIGQGDKLVGEVSRLVVAEACVQALDIDFTQGQIYEINSVQGEGPGKDPRKWEQLFKAATSN; translated from the exons ATGGCGCCCAACAGCCTCACACTCTCTCCCTCCATTGATCTCCCACTTTCAGTAAAACCTCCCACACAAACCTCTCACTCACTCCCTTTACTTCCTTTCCGGACCCTCAATTCTCCGTATTCTCCTCGCAAATTCAAGAGAAAGCCAACATTAGCAGCTTCGGTGTCCCGCTCAAATGCTGTTAGCGAACAAGTTATTCAATCTGACACAAACCAAACTAGCCTTTCTTCCTCCAAGCTCGTCCTCGTTGTTGGAGGCACCGGTGGCGTGG GGCAATTGGTTGTAGCATCACTGCTCGATCGGAATATTAGAGCACGGCTTTTACTCCGGAATCCAGAGAAGGCCATCACTCTCTTTGGTGAGCAAGATGAGGAAAAGCTGCAG GTGCGGCAAGGTGACACGCGGAACCCAGAGGATTTGGATCCTTCAATATTTGAG GGTGTTACACATGCTATATGCTGCACTGGAACAACAGCCTTTCCATCTAAGAGATGGGATGGAGACAACACACCTGAAAGAACAG ACTGGGAGGGGGTGAGAAATCTTGTGTCAGCATTACCCTCATCATTGAAAAGAATCATTCTTGTTTCTTCGGTTGGAGTCACCAAGTTCAATGAACTTCCATGGAG CATCATGAACCTCTTTGGTGTTCTAAAATACAAGAAAATGGGGGAGGACTTTGTTCGTAATTCTGGCCTTCCATATACAATAATCAG ACCTGGTAGGTTAACAGATGGACCCTACACATCTTATGATCTGAATACTTTACTCCAGGCTACTGCTGGGGAACGCCGAGCAGTTGTTATAGGACAAG GGGATAAACTTGTCGGGGAGGTAAGTAGACTTGTCGTAGCAGAAGCTTGTGTGCAGGCGTTGGACATCGACTTCACTCAAGGCCAGATCTACGAAATCAACTCAGTCCAG GGGGAAGGACCTGGAAAGGATCCCAGAAAGTGGGAGCAGCTATTCAAAGCTGCAACTTCAAACTGA
- the LOC121749742 gene encoding uncharacterized protein LOC121749742, translated as MARFCLQLNAGNGIPRNLTIASAKDSASNIERVELPEKAKTSRILILGGTGRVGGSTALALNKFCPHLRILVGGRNREKGAAVVTKLGNNSEFVEVDINDSLSLEKALKGVDLVVHTAGPFQQSDKCTVLEAAIQNKVAYLDVCDDSSSAQRAKSYMNRALDANIPAITTGGIYPGVSNIMAAELVREVKSEGKGEPERLRFYYYTAGSGGAGPTILSTSFLLLGEEVVAYNKGEKIKLKPYSGMLNIDFGRGIGKRDVFLLNLPEVRSTHEILGVPTVSARFGTAPFFWNWGMVAMTYLLPAETLRDRSKVQQLVDLFDPLVRKVDAIAGEKVSMRVDLDCSDGKSRIGIFSHRKLSESVGISTAAFALAILEGSTKPGVWFPEEPEGIAVEAREVLLGRAAQGTYNFIMNKAPWMVETNPKEIAFGIYN; from the exons ATGGCGAGATTCTGCCTGCAATTGAACGCCGGCAATGGCATACCCAGAAATCTCACAATTGCTTCCGCTAAAGACAGTGCCAGTAATATCGAAAGAGTCGAGCTACCTGAAAAGGCGAAGACCTCCCGAATTTTGATACTAGGCGGTACCGGAAGAGTTGGAGGTTCCACTGCCCTCGCCCTCAACAAATTCTGCCCTCATCTTCGCATTCTAGTCGGTGGCCGAAACAG GGAAAAAGGTGCTGCAGTGGTGACAAAATTAGGCAACAACTCTGAATTCGTGGAGGttgacatcaatgatagtttaTCACTAGAAAAAGCGTTGAAGG GTGTGGATCTTGTTGTTCATACTGCCGGGCCATTTCAGCAGTCCGACAAGTGTACCGTGCTTGAAGCTGCAATTCAGAACAAG GTTGCCTATCTTGATGTGTGTGATGATTCAAGCTCCGCGCAGCGTGCAAAATCATATATGAACAGAGCGCTCGATGCAAATATTCCAGCGATAACAACTGGGGGGATCTACCCAGGAGTGAGCAACA TAATGGCAGCAGAGCTTGTTCGTGAAGTCAAAAGTGAGGGCAAAGGTGAACCAGAGAGACTGAG GTTCTATTACTATACTGCAGGCTCTGGTGGTGCTGGCCCAACAATATTATCGACTAGCTTTCTACTTCTAGGAGAAGAGGTAGTTGCATATAACAAAG GGGAAAAAATTAAACTGAAGCCTTATAGCGGGATGCTCAACATTGATTTTGGACGTGGAATTGGGAAGCGAGATGTTTTCTTGTT GAATTTACCGGAGGTCAGAAGCACCCATGAGATTCTTGGAGTACCAACTGTGAGTGCACGGTTTGGGACTGCACCCTTCTTCTGGAATTGGGGGATGGTAGCCATGACGTACTTACTTCCAGCT GAAACCCTGAGAGACAGAAGCAAAGTTCAACAACTAGTTGACTTGTTCGACCCTTTAGTCAGAAAAGTTGATGCAATAGCCGGAGAGAAAGTGTCGATGAGG GTTGATTTGGACTGTTCTGATGGAAAGTCTAGAATAGGAATATTTAGCCACAGAAAACTATCTGA atctgtaggaATCTCTACAGCTGCATTTGCCCTGGCAATTCTTGAAGGAAGCACAAAGCCTGGAGTTTGGTTTCCTGAAGAG CCTGAAGGTATTGCAGTGGAGGCAAGGGAAGTCCTTCTAGGTCGTGCTGCACAAGGAACGTACAATTTCATCATGAACAA GGCTCCCTGGATGGTTGAGACTAATCCGAAGGAGATAGCTTTTGGGATCTACAATTGA
- the LOC121748367 gene encoding zinc finger CCCH domain-containing protein 53-like, protein MDKSEATSMVMARIQNLDPENASKIMGYILIQDLGEKEMIRLAFSPDALLLYQAKAALSSSHFPSKLVIPPTNSTFNFTAPSSPFQRATPRPIWSDEEQILSPLPFHRRSCSVNDAAFLANLDEGGGGSGWRPCMYFTRGFCKNGSSCKFLHADSSDGDAGSPSGGFDEMVKLKALQQQRLAAMGHQLFPHNKFVDESVRGEMCSASRQIYLTFPADSTFKEEDVSSYFSMFGPVQDVRIPYQQKRMFGFVTFVYPDTVKLILAKGNPHFVCDSRVLVKPYKEKGKVREKKHHQQQEEYSSCLSPSGIDSRELFDHPFGPRMLLSPQDMMLKKKLKQEADLQQAIELEGQRMLRLQLREAAQNHNNSYMQMFPSGIPYSSPRMSQLLMNQHDTSSYHAINEDDPEESSHAADEKSGFEGGDSFFNNNVHCGNHLHLADADDSDLHQSMEHVLPDNLFASPTRSASENPAFAEGDDNMPAPSNGAATLLPSGSPLTMASLQSCYLQMPRFSSGQEAIEM, encoded by the exons ATGGATAAATCGGAGGCGACGAGCATGGTGATGGCGAGGATCCAAAATTTGGATCCGGAAAACGCTtccaaaatcatgggctacattCTGATCCAGGACTTGGGGGAGAAGGAGATGATACGCCTCGCCTTCAGCCCCGACGCTCTCCTTCTCTACCAAGCGAAAGCCGCTCTCTCTTCCTCCCATTTCCCCTCCAAACTCGTCATTCCTCCCACCAACAGCACCTTCAATTTCACCGCCCCTTCCTCTCCCTTCCAGCGCGCCACCCCCCGCCCAATTTGGAGCGACGAGGAGCAGATTCTCAGCCCCCTCCCCTTCCACCGCCGCAGCTGCTCCGTCAACGACGCCGCGTTTCTGGCTAATCTCGACGAAGGAGGGGGTGGAAGCGGATGGAGGCCTTGCATGTACTTCACCAGAGGCTTTTGTAAGAACGGAAGCAGTTGTAAGTTTCTTCACGCCGATAGCAGCGACGGTGATGCCGGATCTCCGAGCGGCGGATTTGACGAGATGGTGAAGTTGAAGGCGCTCCAGCAGCAGAGGCTCGCTGCCATGGGTCACCAGCTCTTTCCTCACAACAAATTCGTGGATGAGAGTGTTAG AGGTGAAATGTGCTCCGCGAGTCGACAAATATACTTGACATTTCCTGCTGATAGCACATTCAAGGAAGAGGATGTTTCCAGCTACTTTAG CATGTTTGGGCCTGTGCAAGATGTTAGGATTCCATATCAGCAGAAGCGGATGTTTGGGTTTGTGACATTTGTCTATCCAGATACTGTCAAACTCATCTTGGCCAAAGGAAATCCTCATTTTGTGTGTGATTCTAGAGTGCTTGTCAAACCTTATAAAGAGAAAGGAAAAGTTCGAGAAAA GAAACATCATCAGCAGCAAGAGGAGTATTCGTCTTGTTTAAGTCCTTCAGGAATTGATTCTAGGGAGCTTTTTGATCACCCCTTTG GACCTAGAATGTTGCTCAGTCCGCAGGATATGATGCTTAAGAAGAAACTGAAGCAAGAGGCGGATTTGCAGCAGGCCATTGAACTCGAAGGTCAAAGGATGCTGAGATTGCAACTGAGGGAAGCTGCTCAAAACCATAATAATAGCTATATGCAAATGTTTCCTTCCGGCATCCCATATTCCTCGCCAAGAATGTCTCAATTGCTTATGAATCAACATGACACTTCTTCGTATCATGCAATCAACGAAGATGACCCAGAAG AGTCCAGTCATGCTGCTGATGAGAAGTCGGGTTTTGAAGGAGGTGACTCATTTTTCAATAACAATGTTCACTGTGGCAATCACCTGCATCTAGCAGATGCTGATGATTCTGATCTCCATCAAAG CATGGAGCATGTTCTTCCAGATAATCTGTTTGCTTCTCCGACAAGATCAGCTTCTGAAAACCCGGCTTTTGCTGAAGGTGATGATAACATGCCTGCACCATCCAATGGTGCTGCTACTTTGCTGCCCAGTGGTTCTCCGCTCACCATGGCTTCTCTTCAATCGTGTTACTTACAAATGCCCAG GTTTTCCTCCGGGCAAGAAGCCATCGAAATGTAG